The Setaria viridis chromosome 6, Setaria_viridis_v4.0, whole genome shotgun sequence genome contains a region encoding:
- the LOC117861578 gene encoding cysteine-rich receptor-like protein kinase 10 isoform X1, giving the protein MLSSPSGHRHGRGLLLLAMVASLSTFVMSMDSRFTSVDCQTSAAPSPAPSSPSPLPPSSSSSTTTNSMFWSNVVALLDALPSAAAPTGFASLSRGNGTNRAFVRGICRGDSAGGDCARYLRSAAVAIRSWCNSNSRRAAIWYDDGSTVTYPAPMFCFVSFADTNTSTPYEQKYRNEMYNKGEARDKGAFENTYYTLMTRLGARVVNGSGDTAPSSLPEAPMFATGEAVYDPGVRNGTMYGLMQCMRDLTAAECEKCLQDSVPRLPSCCYGNLGGVVLGYNCYLRMEIYTYYDLKLDPPPPPAPAPSNFIGQSAGKKGLGSTLAVALPSGGTVLIALVILGVFLYRRNANRKRTPDNSSKEEDIGYVEPEQLNLAVLRDATDNFSEENKLGEGGFGEVFKGTLQDGEEIAVKRLSQNSSQGFQELKNELVLAAKLEHRNLVRLLGVSLQKEKLLVYEYMPNRSLDTFLLDPVRRHLLDWSKRFTIICGIARGLLYLHEESRLKVIHRDLKPSNVLLDADMNPKISDFGIARAFDGDQSRDITRRPVGTLGYMSPEYAYWGHVSTKSDMFSFGVIVLEMVTGRRNNSAYDSAVDSVSMLSHVWDKWRAGLMTDVVDPLLTEWGYPESEVLNCIEIGLLCVQENPVDRPDASAVVLMLSSPTSMSDDRPAPSRPAFVFSYGFTTESDRPRSGAWSSDGVLLIGNNKQPSTTTVSENEVSISELQPR; this is encoded by the exons ATGCTTTCGTCTCCATCCGGCCACCGCCATGGCCGTGGCCTGCTCCTCCTTGCTATGGTGGCGAGCCTCTCTACCTTCGTGATGTCCATGGACAGCCGGTTCACGTCGGTCGACTGCCAAACGTCGGCGGCGCCATCTCCTGCTCCctcatcgccgtcgccgctgccgccatcctcctcctcctccaccaccaccaacagcaTGTTCTGGTCCAACGTCGTCGCGCTACTTGATGCGCTACCGTCTGCCGCAGCACCGACGGGCTTCGCCTCCCTGTCTCGCGGCAACGGCACCAACCGCGCCTTCGTCCGAGGCATCTGCCGTGGCGACTCCGCTGGTGGCGATTGCGCCAGGTACCTCCGGAGCGCCGCCGTGGCCATCCGTAGCTggtgcaacagcaacagccgccgcgccgccatctgGTACGACGACGGCTCCACTGTGACATATCCGGCGCCGATGTTCTGCTTCGTCAGCTTTGCCGACACCAACACGTCCACGCCCTACGAGCAGAAGTACCGCAACGAAATGTATAACAAGGGGGAGGCCCGTGACAAGGGCGCCTTCGAGAACACATACTACACGCTCATGACGCGGCTCGGCGCCCGCGTCGTCAACGGCTCCGGCGACACGGCGCCGTCCTCCTTGCCGGAGGCGCCGATGTTCGCGACGGGGGAGGCCGTATATGACCCCGGCGTTCGCAACGGAACCATGTACGGGCTGATGCAGTGCATGAGGGATCTGACGGCGGCGGAGTGCGAAAAGTGCTTGCAGGACTCGGTGCCACGGCTGCCTAGCTGCTGCTATGGTAACCTGGGTGGGGTGGTGCTCGGCTACAACTGCTACCTTCGCATGGAGATATACACCTACTATGATCTCAAACTTGATCCACCGCCCCCTCCAGCGCCAGCTCCGTCCAACTTCATCGGACAAAGTGCGG GAAAAAAGGGGCTTGGTTCCActctcgccgtcgccctccCTAGTGGTGGAACGGTCCTTATTGCACTCGTGATTCTTGGTGTTTTCTTATACAGAAGAAATGCCAATCGGAAGAGAACGCCAG ACAACAGTAGCAAAGAGGAGGACATCGGATATGTCGAGCCGGAGCAACTTAATCTAGCGGTGTTAAGAGATGCAACCGACAATTTCTCGGAAGAAAACAAGCTTGGAGAGGGAGGTTTTGGAGAAGTGTTCAAG GGTACATTACAAGATGGGGAAGAGATAGCTGTGAAGAGGCTTTCACAGAACTCCTCACAGGGATTCCAAGAGCTTAAGAACGAGCTTGTTCTGGCTGCCAAGCTTGAGCACAGGAACCTAGTGCGGCTCTTGGGTGTGTCCCTCCAAAAGGAGAAGCTTCTTGTCTACGAGTACATGCCCAACAGAAGCCTAGATACCTTTCTTCTCG ATCCAGTGAGACGGCACCTACTAGATTGGAGTAAGAGGTTTACAATCATCTGCGGCATCGCACGGGGACTTCTCTATCTCCACGAGGAGTCTCGCCTGAAGGTCATCCACAGAGATCTAAAGCCGAGCAACGTATTGCTTGATGCGGATATGAACCCCAAAATTTCAGACTTTGGCATTGCCAGGGCTTTTGACGGTGACCAATCTAGAGATATAACAAGACGACCCGTTGGTACACT TGGGTACATGTCCCCAGAGTATGCCTACTGGGGGCATGTCTCGACCAAGTCAGACATGTTCAGCTTCGGTGTCATAGTCTTGGAGATGGTGACCGGGCGAAGGAACAATAGCGCATACGACTCTGCTGTAGACTCCGTGTCTATGCTGAGCCAT GTATGGGACAAGTGGAGGGCTGGTTTGATGACGGATGTGGTGGACCCATTGCTGACCGAGTGGGGGTACCCGGAAAGCGAGGTCCTCAACTGCATAGAGATTGGGCTTCTATGCGTCCAGGAGAACCCGGTGGACCGACCAGACGCCTCCGCGGTGGTGCTTATGCTTAGCAGCCCTACCTCCATGTCTGATGACAGGCCAGCCCCATCAAGGCCGGCCTTCGTCTTCAGCTATGGCTTCACCACAGAATCAGATCGCCCAAGATCCGGTGCCTGGAGCTCCGACGGTGTGCTGCTAATAGGCAATAATAAACAGCCGTCGACGACCACGGTTTCAGAGAACGAAGTGTCGATCTCAGAGCTTCAACCGAGGTAG
- the LOC117861578 gene encoding cysteine-rich receptor-like protein kinase 10 isoform X2, translating to MLSSPSGHRHGRGLLLLAMVASLSTFVMSMDSRFTSVDCQTSAAPSPAPSSPSPLPPSSSSSTTTNSMFWSNVVALLDALPSAAAPTGFASLSRGNGTNRAFVRGICRGDSAGGDCARYLRSAAVAIRSWCNSNSRRAAIWYDDGSTVTYPAPMFCFVSFADTNTSTPYEQKYRNEMYNKGEARDKGAFENTYYTLMTRLGARVVNGSGDTAPSSLPEAPMFATGEAVYDPGVRNGTMYGLMQCMRDLTAAECEKCLQDSVPRLPSCCYGNLGGVVLGYNCYLRMEIYTYYDLKLDPPPPPAPAPSNFIGQSADNSSKEEDIGYVEPEQLNLAVLRDATDNFSEENKLGEGGFGEVFKGTLQDGEEIAVKRLSQNSSQGFQELKNELVLAAKLEHRNLVRLLGVSLQKEKLLVYEYMPNRSLDTFLLDPVRRHLLDWSKRFTIICGIARGLLYLHEESRLKVIHRDLKPSNVLLDADMNPKISDFGIARAFDGDQSRDITRRPVGTLGYMSPEYAYWGHVSTKSDMFSFGVIVLEMVTGRRNNSAYDSAVDSVSMLSHVWDKWRAGLMTDVVDPLLTEWGYPESEVLNCIEIGLLCVQENPVDRPDASAVVLMLSSPTSMSDDRPAPSRPAFVFSYGFTTESDRPRSGAWSSDGVLLIGNNKQPSTTTVSENEVSISELQPR from the exons ATGCTTTCGTCTCCATCCGGCCACCGCCATGGCCGTGGCCTGCTCCTCCTTGCTATGGTGGCGAGCCTCTCTACCTTCGTGATGTCCATGGACAGCCGGTTCACGTCGGTCGACTGCCAAACGTCGGCGGCGCCATCTCCTGCTCCctcatcgccgtcgccgctgccgccatcctcctcctcctccaccaccaccaacagcaTGTTCTGGTCCAACGTCGTCGCGCTACTTGATGCGCTACCGTCTGCCGCAGCACCGACGGGCTTCGCCTCCCTGTCTCGCGGCAACGGCACCAACCGCGCCTTCGTCCGAGGCATCTGCCGTGGCGACTCCGCTGGTGGCGATTGCGCCAGGTACCTCCGGAGCGCCGCCGTGGCCATCCGTAGCTggtgcaacagcaacagccgccgcgccgccatctgGTACGACGACGGCTCCACTGTGACATATCCGGCGCCGATGTTCTGCTTCGTCAGCTTTGCCGACACCAACACGTCCACGCCCTACGAGCAGAAGTACCGCAACGAAATGTATAACAAGGGGGAGGCCCGTGACAAGGGCGCCTTCGAGAACACATACTACACGCTCATGACGCGGCTCGGCGCCCGCGTCGTCAACGGCTCCGGCGACACGGCGCCGTCCTCCTTGCCGGAGGCGCCGATGTTCGCGACGGGGGAGGCCGTATATGACCCCGGCGTTCGCAACGGAACCATGTACGGGCTGATGCAGTGCATGAGGGATCTGACGGCGGCGGAGTGCGAAAAGTGCTTGCAGGACTCGGTGCCACGGCTGCCTAGCTGCTGCTATGGTAACCTGGGTGGGGTGGTGCTCGGCTACAACTGCTACCTTCGCATGGAGATATACACCTACTATGATCTCAAACTTGATCCACCGCCCCCTCCAGCGCCAGCTCCGTCCAACTTCATCGGACAAAGTGCGG ACAACAGTAGCAAAGAGGAGGACATCGGATATGTCGAGCCGGAGCAACTTAATCTAGCGGTGTTAAGAGATGCAACCGACAATTTCTCGGAAGAAAACAAGCTTGGAGAGGGAGGTTTTGGAGAAGTGTTCAAG GGTACATTACAAGATGGGGAAGAGATAGCTGTGAAGAGGCTTTCACAGAACTCCTCACAGGGATTCCAAGAGCTTAAGAACGAGCTTGTTCTGGCTGCCAAGCTTGAGCACAGGAACCTAGTGCGGCTCTTGGGTGTGTCCCTCCAAAAGGAGAAGCTTCTTGTCTACGAGTACATGCCCAACAGAAGCCTAGATACCTTTCTTCTCG ATCCAGTGAGACGGCACCTACTAGATTGGAGTAAGAGGTTTACAATCATCTGCGGCATCGCACGGGGACTTCTCTATCTCCACGAGGAGTCTCGCCTGAAGGTCATCCACAGAGATCTAAAGCCGAGCAACGTATTGCTTGATGCGGATATGAACCCCAAAATTTCAGACTTTGGCATTGCCAGGGCTTTTGACGGTGACCAATCTAGAGATATAACAAGACGACCCGTTGGTACACT TGGGTACATGTCCCCAGAGTATGCCTACTGGGGGCATGTCTCGACCAAGTCAGACATGTTCAGCTTCGGTGTCATAGTCTTGGAGATGGTGACCGGGCGAAGGAACAATAGCGCATACGACTCTGCTGTAGACTCCGTGTCTATGCTGAGCCAT GTATGGGACAAGTGGAGGGCTGGTTTGATGACGGATGTGGTGGACCCATTGCTGACCGAGTGGGGGTACCCGGAAAGCGAGGTCCTCAACTGCATAGAGATTGGGCTTCTATGCGTCCAGGAGAACCCGGTGGACCGACCAGACGCCTCCGCGGTGGTGCTTATGCTTAGCAGCCCTACCTCCATGTCTGATGACAGGCCAGCCCCATCAAGGCCGGCCTTCGTCTTCAGCTATGGCTTCACCACAGAATCAGATCGCCCAAGATCCGGTGCCTGGAGCTCCGACGGTGTGCTGCTAATAGGCAATAATAAACAGCCGTCGACGACCACGGTTTCAGAGAACGAAGTGTCGATCTCAGAGCTTCAACCGAGGTAG
- the LOC117860973 gene encoding proline--tRNA ligase, cytoplasmic has protein sequence MSTGGNDDGNVKKSKKKETKLGMTCKKDVSFGDWYSEVIVHGEMIEYYTVSGCYILMPSAVGVWELLKGFFDGEMRRLKAQPYYFPLFVTESALQKEKDHIDGFAPEVAWVTKSGDSDLEAPIAIRPTSETIMYPYFSKWIRSYRDLPFRCYQWCNVVRWEFSDPTPFIRSREFLWQEGHSAFATREEADEEVLQVLELYRRIYEEFLAVPVIKGRKSEMEKFAGGLYTTSVEAFVPNTGRGIQAATSHCLGQNFADMFGIKFEDDRGSRSNVWQNSWGYSTRSIGVMVMTHGDDKGLVMPPRVAPLQVIVIPVLYYKDADMMAALKEACESAVHTLSQSWIRAEFDDRENHNPGWKYSHWEMKGVPLRIEIGPRDLANKLVRMVRRDNGVKVDVPVANLVEEVRVLLDGIQENLFRAAKERRDACIRVIHTWDEFIAALNDKRLILAPWCDEEEVEKDVKARTKGEGELGAAKTLCTPFDQPELPDGTLCFASGKPAKTWSFWGRSY, from the coding sequence ATGTCGACCGGCGGCAACGACGACGGCAATgtgaagaagagcaagaagaagGAGACGAAGCTGGGGATGACGTGCAAGAAGGACGTCAGCTTCGGCGACTGGTACTCGGAGGTCATCGTCCACGGCGAGATGATCGAGTACTACACCGTCTCCGGCTGCTACATCCTGATGCCGTCGGCGGTGGGGGTATGGGAGCTCCTGAAGGGCTTCTTCGACGGCGAGATGAGGAGGCTGAAGGCTCAGCCCTACTACTTCCCCCTGTTCGTCACCGAGAGCGCCCTGCAGAAGGAGAAGGACCACATCGACGGCTTCGCTCCGGAGGTGGCCTGGGTCACCAAGTCCGGCGACTCCGACCTCGAAGCTCCCATCGCCATCCGCCCGACGAGCGAGACCATCATGTACCCGtacttctccaagtggatccGGAGCTACCGGGACCTGCCGTTCCGGTGCTACCAGTGGTGCAACGTCGTCAGGTGGGAGTTCAGCGACCCGACCCCGTTCATCAGGAGCCGCGAGTTCCTCTGGCAGGAAGGCCACTCGGCGTTCGCGAcgagggaggaggcggacgaggAGGTTCTCCAGGTACTGGAGCTCTACCGGAGGATCTACGAGGAGTTCCTGGCGGTTCCGGTGATCAAAGGACGGAAGAGCGAAATGGAGAAATTCGCCGGCGGTCTCTACACCACCAGCGTCGAGGCATTCGTCCCGAACACCGGCCGTGGGATCCAGGCAGCGACATCCCACTGCCTCGGCCAAAACTTTGCCGACATGTTTGGCATCAAGTTTGAGGACGACAGAGGCTCGAGGTCGAATGTCTGGCAGAACTCCTGGGGGTACTCGACGCGCTCGATCGGGGTGATGGTGATGACACACGGCGACGACAAGGGCTTAGTGATGCCACCAAGGGTGGCGCCACTCCAGGTGATCGTCATCCCTGTGCTTTATTACAAGGACGCTGACATGATGGCTGCTCTCAAGGAAGCGTGTGAATCCGCCGTGCACACCCTCAGCCAATCCTGGATCCGAGCGGAGTTCGACGACCGTGAGAATCACAATCCAGGTTGGAAGTACTCTCACTGGGAGATGAAAGGTGTTCCTTTGAGGATCGAGATCGGCCCAAGAGATCTGGCGAACAAACTGGTCCGTATGGTCCGGCGAGACAATGGCGTGAAGGTTGATGTTCCTGTGGCTAATCTGGTTGAGGAGGTTAGAGTGCTGCTAGATGGGATTCAAGAAAACCTGTTCAGGGCAGCCAAGGAAAGGAGAGATGCCTGCATCCGAGTCATCCACACATGGGATGAGTTCATCGCAGCTCTGAATGACAAAAGACTGATCTTGGCGCCATGGTGCGATGAAGAGGAAGTCGAGAAAGATGTGAAAGCCCGGACGAAGGGGGAAGGGGAGCTTGGAGCTGCCAAAACATTGTGCACTCCATTTGACCAGCCAGAACTGCCGGATGGAACCCTGTGCTTTGCTTCTGGAAAGCCTGCAAAGACCTGGTCGTTTTGGGGACGCAGTTACTGA
- the LOC117860974 gene encoding uncharacterized protein, whose protein sequence is MAAPGGLEQWQKDGFFPAAEEVQESADLMESIYRTWMRERSNGSSSEEVADLQRELQTALGTAKWQLEQFERAVSSSNDKYSLEEGTVARRRQFVVAIKDQISRVEKEINGSSVDSGRRGLNWVKLDDEERDDLVAFLSAPAEFYSEMKSTDSSYHIPSRQKNVPIGMNDQKDAALIIKDIHEVPPRQISSVKSDVCSLADQLHGHRTNLSSGDGHWKIDIGNEMDDDRKLSPNGVQASSQTTALSGIRRSTESLTRVRWFWNSLWKPKSDEHRPLRYDMPNNLDFRVISLLTQRLIGLTERSRSYLTSWKESSRISARTGGLHIQGQQQTIQFGRSIRITLLLVLSIFLIVPFLVSSA, encoded by the exons ATGGCGGCGCCGGGAGGGCTCGAGCAGTGGCAGAAGGACGGGTTCTTCCCGGCGGCCGAGGAGGTGCAGGAGTCGGCGGACTT GATGGAATCTATTTATAGAACTTGGATGCGAGAACGAAGTAATGGTTCTAGCTCAGAGGAGGTAGCTGATTTGCAAAGGGAGCTTCAGACAGCTTTAGGGACTGCAAAATGGCAG TTGGAACAGTTTGAGAGAGCTGTAAGTTCCAGCAATGATAAGTATTCACTGGAAGAGGGTACAGTGGCCAGACGTCGGCAGTTTGTTGTAGCAATCAAGGATCAGATTTCTCGTGTAGAGAAAGAAATAAACGGTTCTTCAGTGGACAGTGGCAGGAGAGGGCTCAACTGGGTGAAGTTAGATGATGAGGAGCGAGATGATCTAGTTGCTTTCCTTTCAGCACCTGCAGAGTTCTATTCAGAAATGAAGAGTACAGATAGTAGTTACCATATTCCATCCAGGCAAAAGAATGTACCAATTGGCATGAACGATCAGAAGGATGCAGCTTTGATCATTAAAGACATTCATGAAGTACCACCCAGACAAATTTCTAGTGTTAAGAGTGATGTTTGCAGTCTAGCTGACCAGTTACATGGCCACAGAACAAATTTGAGTTCTGGTGATGGTCATTGGAAGATTGACATTGGTAATGAGATGGATGATGATAGAAAATTATCTCCGAACGGGGTTCAGGCCTCAAGTCAGACAACTGCTTTATCAGGCATCCGGAGAAGTACAGAATCTTTAACAAGAGTGAGATGGTTCTGGAATAGCTTGTGGAAACCGAAGAGTGATGAACATCGTCCATTAAGATATGATATGCCAAATAATCTGGACTTCAGGGTTATATCCTTATTAACACAG AGATTGATAGGGCTAACTGAAAGAAGCCGAAGTTATTTGACAAGTTGGAAGGAAAGTTCCAGAATTTCTGCAAGGACGGGTGGGCTTCATATACAAGGCCAACAACAAACCATTCAGTTTGGCCGTTCTATTCGGATCACCCTCTTACTGGTGTTGAGTATCTTTCTAATAG TACCATTTCTCGTCTCCTCTGCATAG